One Camelus bactrianus isolate YW-2024 breed Bactrian camel chromosome 14, ASM4877302v1, whole genome shotgun sequence genomic region harbors:
- the COMMD6 gene encoding COMM domain-containing protein 6 isoform X5, protein MAVSSDSCRSLKYPYVAVMLKVADDSGQVKKKSFEMTIPQFQNFYRQFKEIAAVIETV, encoded by the exons ATGGCTGTGAGCTCGGACAGTTGCAGGTCACTTAAGTATCCTTACGTTGCAGTGATGCTCAAAGTGGCTGATGATTCAGGCCAAGTAAAGAAAAAGTCCTTTGAAATGACAATTCCACAGTTTCAG AATTTCTACAGACAGTTCAAGGAAATTGCTGCAGTTATTGAAACTGTGTGA